The Sulfuriferula thiophila genome includes a window with the following:
- a CDS encoding SCO family protein, whose amino-acid sequence MRSARLLVACVWLGLLLAGCEQKSPTLPPLQHVIAEDITGADYAKDFDLLDHNGRRRHLADFKGKVVAIFFGYTHCPDVCPTTLYDFSVALKMLGADADKVQVLFVTVDPERDTPAVLAKYVPAFNKRFLGLYTDAANTEQVAKQFHIYYHKQVMDTAGQYAVDHSAFTYVYDTSGRLRLKMPFAESSTDIANDLRKLLR is encoded by the coding sequence ATGCGTTCCGCAAGGTTGCTGGTCGCATGCGTCTGGCTGGGGCTTTTATTGGCCGGGTGTGAACAAAAATCACCAACCTTGCCGCCGTTGCAGCATGTCATAGCTGAGGACATCACCGGTGCGGATTATGCAAAAGATTTCGATTTGCTGGATCATAATGGCCGCAGGCGTCATTTAGCCGACTTTAAGGGCAAGGTGGTGGCGATATTTTTTGGCTACACGCACTGTCCTGATGTGTGTCCCACAACGCTGTATGATTTTTCGGTAGCATTAAAAATGCTGGGCGCTGATGCAGATAAAGTACAGGTGTTGTTCGTAACGGTAGATCCGGAACGCGATACACCTGCTGTATTAGCCAAGTACGTGCCGGCATTTAATAAGCGGTTTCTCGGTCTGTATACAGATGCAGCCAATACCGAGCAGGTCGCAAAGCAATTCCATATTTATTACCATAAGCAAGTTATGGATACTGCGGGGCAATACGCAGTAGACCATAGTGCCTTCACCTACGTGTACGATACCTCAGGCCGTTTGCGTTTGAAAATGCCATTTGCAGAAAGTTCAACAGATATTGCAAATGATCTCAGGAAATTATTGAGATAA
- a CDS encoding RrF2 family transcriptional regulator produces MILSRTSQYAVQAMIYMATQPAGAPVLNKDIAARLNVPAPYLAKILQSLSKGGLLYSFRGRLGGFCLREEAAQVSLMQLLQLTEGADFTQSCLLGLKRCSDETACPVHARWLPIKEKVIEMLNQMSLADLAAAVQSGRYRLADMPIAALPTAP; encoded by the coding sequence GTGATTCTTTCTCGAACAAGTCAATACGCCGTTCAGGCGATGATTTATATGGCAACTCAGCCCGCAGGCGCGCCTGTGCTGAATAAGGATATTGCGGCCCGTCTGAATGTGCCTGCGCCTTATCTGGCAAAAATTTTGCAAAGCTTGAGTAAGGGCGGGTTGCTGTATTCATTTCGAGGTCGTCTGGGCGGGTTTTGCCTGCGAGAAGAAGCTGCGCAAGTCTCGTTGATGCAACTGCTGCAGTTGACCGAAGGGGCTGATTTTACCCAAAGTTGTTTGTTGGGGCTTAAGCGCTGCAGTGATGAAACGGCTTGCCCGGTGCATGCGCGTTGGCTGCCAATCAAAGAAAAAGTGATAGAGATGCTGAATCAGATGTCGCTGGCAGACTTGGCTGCAGCAGTGCAGAGTGGTCGCTATCGTTTGGCAGATATGCCAATAGCGGCATTGCCCACGGCGCCATAA
- the ubiA gene encoding 4-hydroxybenzoate octaprenyltransferase, with protein MTLIERLDQYEKLMRLDKPIGILLLLWPTLWGLWFASAGHPPWPIVLIFALGTVLMRSAGCVVNDYADREFDPHVARTKDRPLASGLVTGREALLLAAGLAVLAFLLILPLNSLVLMLSVPALLLAASYPYTKRFFAIPQAYLGIAFGFGIPMAYAAIQGSVPVQAWMLLLANVFWSIAYDTEYAMVDRADDLKIGIKTSAITFGRYDVIAIMLCYGMALGLLFWIGWQDKRGLVYFAGLVVAAGIAVYHYRLIRNRDPVQCFRAFLHNHWLGAAVFAGLVLDYI; from the coding sequence ATGACCTTGATAGAGCGATTGGATCAGTATGAGAAGTTAATGCGGCTGGATAAACCGATTGGTATCTTGTTATTGTTATGGCCTACGTTATGGGGCTTGTGGTTTGCTTCTGCAGGGCACCCGCCGTGGCCGATAGTCTTGATATTTGCGCTGGGGACTGTGCTGATGCGTTCAGCAGGGTGTGTGGTGAATGACTATGCGGATCGTGAATTCGATCCGCATGTGGCGCGCACTAAAGATCGTCCTTTAGCCAGCGGGTTGGTAACAGGTAGAGAGGCGCTGCTATTAGCTGCTGGTCTGGCGGTGCTGGCTTTCTTGTTGATACTTCCGCTCAATTCGCTGGTGTTGATGTTGTCTGTCCCGGCATTGCTGCTTGCGGCAAGTTATCCTTACACCAAGCGTTTTTTTGCAATTCCGCAGGCTTATTTAGGGATTGCGTTCGGTTTTGGTATTCCGATGGCCTACGCCGCGATTCAGGGTTCGGTGCCTGTGCAGGCATGGATGTTGCTGCTGGCAAATGTGTTTTGGTCGATTGCATATGATACTGAATATGCTATGGTTGATCGGGCAGATGATTTAAAAATAGGCATTAAAACATCGGCGATTACCTTTGGTCGCTACGATGTGATAGCGATTATGTTGTGTTATGGCATGGCGCTGGGATTATTGTTTTGGATAGGTTGGCAGGATAAACGTGGCTTGGTATATTTTGCCGGGTTGGTCGTGGCGGCGGGGATAGCTGTTTACCATTACCGTTTGATACGTAATCGTGACCCCGTGCAATGTTTTCGTGCGTTTTTGCACAACCATTGGCTTGGAGCGGCTGTGTTCGCCGGGTTGGTGTTGGATTATATATAG
- a CDS encoding chorismate--pyruvate lyase family protein gives MRFSGWHDALVGVSGEMRAWLIDRHSLTQRITRRCADFAVQEIHQRDARPSLDEADMAGVGVQQRALLRDVFLCCGTTPVVFAHSVLPYSSLTDRWANLGRLGNRPLGAALFADPMVKRECLQFRKIDRRHPLYHQAVAVVAEPPAYLWARRSLFTLSTRRILVTEVFLPDIVTL, from the coding sequence ATGCGGTTTTCGGGTTGGCATGATGCTTTGGTGGGTGTGTCGGGGGAAATGCGGGCGTGGCTGATTGATCGGCATTCGCTTACGCAACGCATCACTCGGCGCTGTGCCGATTTTGCCGTGCAGGAAATTCATCAGCGCGATGCCCGGCCATCATTAGATGAAGCGGATATGGCGGGAGTCGGTGTTCAACAGCGCGCGCTGTTGCGTGATGTGTTCTTGTGCTGCGGCACTACACCGGTAGTGTTTGCGCACAGTGTGTTGCCTTACTCCAGTTTGACTGATCGCTGGGCGAACCTGGGGCGGCTTGGGAATCGCCCGCTGGGCGCGGCGTTATTTGCCGATCCGATGGTAAAACGCGAGTGTCTGCAATTTCGAAAAATAGACAGGCGTCACCCGCTATATCATCAGGCGGTGGCTGTTGTGGCGGAACCGCCAGCGTATTTGTGGGCGCGGCGTTCTTTATTTACATTGTCGACACGGCGTATTCTTGTAACCGAAGTTTTTTTGCCTGATATTGTGACATTATGA
- a CDS encoding phosphate/phosphite/phosphonate ABC transporter substrate-binding protein gives MKKLWVMGLWLCAMTANASDTLFIGFQDYNRSPIQSAQDSRGFTAYLTRVLGVPVKVETIREHDKLIAEAKQKRFGLMFAPASMIMEANVVAGYEPVVRVPGQLAAAFAAPAASGIAFPEDMKGKRIGFTDKNSMITLLALAKLRDMKINPAKYFKSVTYYNDIDGVYTAFKYHLIDIGVANSIVYSSWNTAGGMDLNLIMQSQGAPHLTFAVRGDYPAEFKKKITDALLNAYKDPAAMQSFRGAGFPNFEPVDIAQYKAMMAYIAVK, from the coding sequence ATGAAGAAATTATGGGTGATGGGTTTATGGCTGTGTGCGATGACGGCAAATGCTTCAGATACTTTGTTTATCGGCTTTCAGGATTACAATCGCAGCCCGATACAGTCGGCGCAAGATTCGCGCGGCTTTACAGCGTATTTGACACGGGTATTGGGTGTGCCGGTCAAGGTTGAAACGATACGCGAGCATGACAAGCTGATTGCCGAGGCGAAGCAAAAGCGCTTTGGTTTAATGTTTGCACCGGCTTCCATGATCATGGAAGCGAATGTAGTGGCAGGCTATGAGCCGGTAGTTCGGGTGCCGGGGCAGTTGGCGGCTGCATTTGCTGCGCCAGCGGCATCGGGAATTGCCTTTCCGGAAGATATGAAAGGCAAGCGTATAGGATTTACCGATAAGAATTCGATGATTACGCTGCTGGCTTTGGCAAAGCTGCGTGATATGAAAATAAACCCGGCGAAATATTTCAAAAGCGTAACGTATTACAACGATATTGATGGTGTTTACACGGCATTTAAGTACCATCTGATAGATATCGGGGTCGCGAACTCGATTGTTTACTCTTCATGGAACACTGCAGGCGGGATGGATTTGAACCTGATTATGCAAAGCCAGGGGGCGCCGCATCTGACATTTGCCGTGCGCGGGGATTACCCTGCTGAGTTTAAAAAGAAAATAACGGATGCGCTATTAAATGCCTATAAAGATCCTGCAGCCATGCAGAGCTTCCGTGGCGCAGGTTTTCCTAACTTTGAGCCGGTTGATATCGCGCAATATAAAGCGATGATGGCTTATATTGCTGTCAAATAA
- the recG gene encoding ATP-dependent DNA helicase RecG: protein MAVTAKAAQLDMAAPLPTAFIKLGLATYADLLLHLPLRYEDETRITPIANVLHGQLTQVQGVVTHCEVQYKPRKQLVARIADADGELSLRFLHFYGSQTKQFTLGNVIRAVGEARGGFFGLEMVHARCRVVSADAGLPESLTPVYPAAAGVSQTLLRKQIALVLAQADLSDTLPELVREQYRLMDFANSVLALHHPAPDVSLTALATRDHPAWQRIKFDELLAQQLSLRLARQTRRALGAPAIGSGSDLAERLLAALPFALTSAQQRVWQEIRSDMGQPYPMQRLLQGDVGSGKTVVAALAAAQAIGGGYQAAFMAPTEILAEQHYYKLRSWFEPLGVEVVWLTGSLPKKAKQAAMDKLLSGEARLAAGTHALFQEQVAFARLGLAVVDEQHRFGVAQRLALRQKGVQPHQLMMSATPIPRTLSMSYYADLDVSVIDELPPGRTPIVTKLVTDNRRDELVGLVRDKCQTGAQVYWVCPLIEESEKLQLQTAEDTFAALSLALPDVKVGLVHGRMRSADKAAVMTKFAAGDIDLLVATTVIEVGVDVPNASLMVIEHAERMGLAQLHQLRGRVGRGAAKSACVLLYQQPLSALARARLKIIFESADGFYIASEDLNLRGPGEFLGARQSGAPMLRFADLAEDTDLLAKAQQAAELMLKQYPAAVESHLARWLAGRQEFVKA, encoded by the coding sequence ATGGCAGTAACCGCAAAAGCTGCGCAGCTGGATATGGCCGCGCCATTGCCCACTGCTTTTATCAAGCTGGGTCTGGCGACTTACGCCGATCTGTTGCTGCATCTGCCATTGCGTTATGAAGATGAAACCCGGATTACGCCGATTGCCAATGTGCTGCATGGGCAGTTAACGCAAGTACAGGGTGTAGTGACGCACTGCGAGGTGCAATACAAACCGCGAAAACAACTGGTCGCCCGCATCGCCGATGCGGATGGCGAGCTGAGTTTGCGGTTTTTGCATTTCTACGGCAGCCAGACCAAGCAGTTTACGCTGGGGAATGTGATTCGTGCTGTAGGCGAGGCACGTGGCGGTTTCTTCGGGCTGGAGATGGTGCATGCGCGATGCCGGGTGGTGAGTGCAGATGCGGGCTTGCCGGAAAGTTTGACGCCGGTTTATCCCGCGGCTGCAGGCGTGTCGCAAACCCTGTTGCGCAAGCAGATAGCGCTGGTGTTGGCGCAGGCGGATTTGTCAGATACTTTGCCGGAACTGGTGCGCGAGCAATACCGGCTGATGGATTTTGCTAACAGCGTGTTGGCCTTGCATCACCCTGCTCCCGATGTGTCGTTAACAGCACTGGCTACTCGTGACCATCCGGCCTGGCAGCGCATTAAATTTGATGAATTGTTGGCGCAGCAATTGTCCTTGCGCCTCGCGCGACAGACGCGACGGGCATTGGGCGCACCTGCGATAGGTAGCGGATCGGATTTGGCAGAGCGGCTGTTGGCGGCTTTGCCGTTTGCGTTAACCTCGGCGCAGCAGCGTGTCTGGCAGGAAATTCGCAGTGATATGGGGCAGCCGTATCCTATGCAGCGCTTGTTGCAGGGTGATGTGGGTAGCGGCAAGACGGTGGTGGCCGCGCTGGCAGCAGCGCAGGCGATCGGCGGTGGTTATCAGGCAGCTTTCATGGCGCCGACGGAGATATTGGCCGAACAGCATTATTATAAGTTGCGCTCATGGTTTGAGCCGTTGGGTGTTGAGGTAGTGTGGTTGACCGGGAGCTTGCCGAAAAAAGCCAAGCAAGCCGCGATGGATAAGCTGCTTAGCGGTGAGGCGAGGCTGGCGGCAGGCACTCATGCCTTGTTTCAGGAGCAGGTGGCATTTGCCCGGTTGGGTCTGGCGGTGGTCGACGAGCAGCATCGTTTTGGCGTTGCTCAAAGGCTGGCATTGCGCCAGAAAGGCGTGCAGCCACATCAGTTGATGATGAGCGCGACGCCGATACCGCGAACCTTGTCGATGAGTTACTACGCGGATCTGGATGTGTCGGTGATCGATGAATTGCCACCGGGGCGGACTCCGATAGTGACCAAGCTGGTAACGGATAATCGGCGGGATGAGCTGGTAGGGCTGGTCAGGGATAAATGTCAGACGGGTGCGCAGGTATATTGGGTGTGCCCGCTGATAGAGGAGTCGGAAAAGCTGCAGTTGCAAACCGCGGAGGATACTTTTGCCGCACTGTCGTTAGCGCTGCCCGATGTGAAGGTAGGGTTGGTGCATGGGCGTATGAGAAGTGCCGATAAGGCGGCGGTGATGACCAAATTCGCTGCAGGTGACATCGATCTGCTGGTGGCGACGACGGTGATCGAAGTCGGGGTGGATGTGCCTAACGCTTCATTGATGGTAATTGAACACGCCGAACGTATGGGGCTGGCGCAACTGCATCAGTTACGTGGGCGGGTGGGGCGCGGCGCAGCAAAGAGCGCGTGTGTGTTGCTGTACCAACAGCCTTTGTCAGCGTTAGCTCGGGCGCGATTGAAAATCATCTTTGAAAGTGCGGATGGGTTTTATATTGCCAGTGAAGATTTGAATTTGCGTGGTCCGGGAGAGTTTCTCGGGGCGCGGCAATCCGGTGCACCCATGTTGCGCTTTGCAGATCTGGCCGAAGACACCGATTTGCTGGCTAAGGCGCAGCAGGCGGCGGAGCTTATGCTCAAGCAATATCCGGCAGCAGTGGAGTCGCATTTGGCGCGCTGGTTGGCTGGGCGGCAGGAATTTGTCAAGGCGTAG
- a CDS encoding RidA family protein, which translates to MAKQIISTVDAPAAIGTYSQAVKVGDTVYLSGQIGLNPATMQLADGIVAQIHQVFQNLQAVAAASGGSLSDVVKLNVFLTDLSHFAKVNEIMAEYFVAPYPARAAVGVAALPRGAEVEADGVLVLG; encoded by the coding sequence ATGGCCAAGCAAATTATCAGCACTGTCGATGCGCCGGCAGCAATCGGCACGTATTCGCAAGCAGTCAAAGTCGGTGATACCGTTTACCTGTCCGGGCAGATCGGACTGAATCCGGCCACTATGCAACTGGCGGATGGCATCGTCGCGCAGATACATCAGGTCTTCCAGAATTTACAGGCGGTGGCGGCTGCTTCAGGCGGCAGTCTGTCCGATGTGGTCAAGCTCAATGTGTTTTTGACTGATTTAAGTCACTTTGCCAAGGTCAATGAAATCATGGCCGAGTATTTCGTAGCGCCTTATCCCGCGCGTGCTGCGGTCGGGGTGGCGGCATTGCCGCGTGGTGCCGAAGTCGAGGCGGATGGAGTGCTGGTGCTAGGTTAA
- a CDS encoding D-alanyl-D-alanine carboxypeptidase family protein translates to MQLSLLSRVAGALLLGLVLEGSAAAVPLAVIPDAPDVDARNYVLVDPASGQVLAAREAEQKVPPASLTKLMTAYLTMQALAQGRLKLDQVVPVSVAAWKAGGSTMFLQPGLPATVEQMLQGMVVVSGNDAAVALAEAIAGNTESFVQMMNMTAAQLGMTQTHFDNVNGLPTPTHLLSAHDIAILTENIIRQYPQYLHYFGEKSFTYNKVTQANWNPLVFTDATVTGMKTGHTEEAGYCLDATATREGRHLLAVVLGSSTRTGSAKAAEALLNYGYSFFETRRAYVAGQVISTVRNNQASPARITIGSLSDVWVTVPRGRYSQMQVSVSLLPQMSLPLKRGQQLGTLVMRADGKEFARVPLVSLQVVEKAGWFGHIWNVILAKF, encoded by the coding sequence ATGCAGTTATCGTTATTATCACGCGTTGCCGGTGCATTATTGCTTGGATTGGTGCTGGAAGGCAGTGCCGCCGCCGTTCCGCTGGCGGTCATCCCTGACGCACCTGATGTGGATGCACGCAATTACGTGCTGGTGGATCCTGCATCAGGACAAGTGCTGGCTGCGCGCGAGGCCGAGCAGAAAGTGCCGCCAGCCAGCCTCACCAAGCTCATGACAGCGTATCTGACTATGCAAGCGTTGGCGCAGGGCAGGCTAAAGCTCGATCAGGTTGTGCCTGTCAGTGTTGCGGCATGGAAGGCGGGTGGTTCAACCATGTTCCTGCAGCCTGGACTGCCGGCAACAGTAGAGCAAATGCTGCAGGGGATGGTGGTAGTGTCGGGCAACGATGCAGCGGTGGCATTGGCAGAAGCCATTGCCGGCAACACGGAGAGTTTTGTGCAGATGATGAACATGACTGCCGCTCAGCTGGGCATGACCCAGACTCATTTTGATAATGTAAATGGACTGCCTACCCCCACTCACCTGCTGAGCGCCCATGATATTGCAATCCTCACCGAAAACATTATTCGGCAGTATCCCCAGTACCTGCATTATTTTGGGGAGAAGTCATTCACTTATAATAAAGTGACGCAGGCGAACTGGAACCCGCTGGTATTCACTGATGCGACGGTGACCGGGATGAAAACAGGGCATACCGAAGAGGCTGGGTATTGCCTGGATGCTACGGCCACGCGCGAAGGTCGCCATCTGCTTGCGGTGGTGCTTGGTTCAAGCACACGCACAGGCAGTGCCAAGGCCGCAGAAGCGTTGCTGAATTATGGTTACAGTTTCTTTGAAACCCGGCGCGCTTATGTGGCTGGACAGGTGATCAGTACGGTGCGCAATAATCAGGCAAGCCCGGCTCGGATTACCATAGGCAGTTTATCGGATGTATGGGTAACGGTGCCGCGTGGGCGCTATTCGCAAATGCAAGTTAGCGTGAGCCTGCTTCCGCAAATGTCCTTGCCGCTGAAACGTGGCCAGCAACTGGGTACGCTTGTCATGCGGGCGGACGGTAAAGAGTTTGCTCGAGTGCCACTGGTGTCATTGCAGGTTGTGGAAAAAGCCGGGTGGTTCGGCCATATATGGAACGTTATCCTTGCCAAGTTCTGA
- a CDS encoding EamA family transporter, with product MLRESWVIYALGSAFFAALTAIFGKVGVQGLNSNQATLIRTVVILAVIAGIVSLRDEWQKLDLISARSWLFLVLSGIATGLSWLCYYRALQLGPVSKVAPIDKLSVALVIVLGILFLGEKLTWAVALGGSLILLGSIVIIAF from the coding sequence ATGTTGCGTGAAAGCTGGGTAATCTATGCACTGGGTTCTGCATTTTTTGCGGCACTCACTGCGATTTTCGGGAAAGTCGGCGTGCAAGGACTGAATTCAAATCAGGCCACACTGATCAGAACTGTGGTCATACTCGCCGTCATTGCAGGTATTGTGAGCTTGCGCGACGAATGGCAGAAACTTGACCTGATATCGGCGCGTAGCTGGCTATTTCTGGTGCTATCGGGGATAGCCACCGGCCTGTCGTGGCTATGCTATTACCGTGCGCTGCAACTAGGCCCTGTATCCAAAGTCGCGCCAATAGACAAGCTCAGCGTCGCGCTGGTCATTGTATTAGGCATCCTGTTTCTCGGGGAAAAGCTGACCTGGGCCGTTGCATTGGGCGGCTCGCTGATTTTGCTAGGCTCCATCGTCATCATTGCCTTCTGA
- a CDS encoding DMT family transporter, with protein sequence MNLIHGLRQPGVASALGAALLFGAGTPLAKWLLGTMDPWLLAGLLYLGSGIGLTLYRYLSHAPAVHLPRQELPWFAGAVVMGGMVAPVLLMTGLTNMAASGVSLLLNAESVFTALLAWFVFKENFDRRIALGMLAIVAGALVLSWPAETGVVPLWPMLAVLGACLAWGIDNNLTRKVSLTDATWIASVKGLVSGTVNLVLAVWLGAALPSLPHLAGSMVVGLFAYGVSLTLFVVGLRHLGTARTGAYFSIAPFFGAVLAILMGEPVTLPLIGAGLLMGLGVWLHLTEHHEHRHHHDAMEHDHEHVHDAHHQHPHDYPVMPGTQHTHKHQHEPLSHEHAHFPDVHHRHDH encoded by the coding sequence ATGAATTTGATACATGGTTTGCGCCAGCCCGGCGTGGCATCCGCGTTAGGCGCTGCGTTGCTGTTCGGCGCGGGAACACCATTGGCGAAATGGTTGCTGGGCACGATGGACCCGTGGCTATTGGCGGGATTGCTGTATTTAGGCTCCGGGATCGGCTTGACACTGTATCGCTACCTGAGCCATGCCCCTGCTGTTCATTTGCCGCGTCAGGAATTGCCCTGGTTTGCCGGGGCGGTGGTGATGGGCGGGATGGTCGCGCCGGTGCTGCTGATGACCGGGTTAACGAACATGGCGGCATCGGGCGTTTCGCTGCTGCTGAATGCCGAGAGCGTGTTTACCGCGTTGCTGGCGTGGTTTGTGTTCAAAGAGAATTTTGACCGGCGCATTGCGCTGGGTATGCTGGCTATCGTCGCCGGTGCGCTGGTGCTAAGCTGGCCTGCGGAAACGGGAGTTGTCCCGTTATGGCCAATGCTGGCGGTGCTGGGGGCGTGCCTGGCCTGGGGTATCGACAATAATCTGACACGCAAGGTGTCGCTCACCGATGCAACCTGGATCGCATCGGTGAAGGGGCTGGTGTCAGGCACGGTGAATCTGGTGCTGGCTGTCTGGCTGGGTGCCGCGTTACCCTCGTTGCCACATCTGGCGGGGTCTATGGTGGTCGGCTTATTTGCTTATGGCGTGAGTTTGACGTTGTTCGTAGTTGGCCTGCGCCATCTGGGGACGGCTCGTACGGGTGCCTATTTTTCAATCGCCCCTTTTTTCGGCGCTGTTCTGGCGATTTTGATGGGTGAGCCGGTTACCTTACCCTTGATAGGGGCAGGTTTATTGATGGGGCTGGGGGTCTGGCTGCATCTGACCGAGCATCATGAGCACAGGCATCATCATGACGCAATGGAGCATGACCATGAGCATGTCCACGATGCGCATCATCAGCACCCGCATGATTATCCGGTAATGCCGGGTACCCAGCATACCCACAAGCATCAGCATGAGCCGTTGTCGCACGAGCACGCGCATTTCCCGGATGTGCATCACCGGCATGACCATTGA